The following coding sequences are from one Halorubrum sp. BOL3-1 window:
- a CDS encoding antitoxin VapB family protein, giving the protein MGTKTTGVTEEVYERLRARKRDDDSGGDWREGFGSLSAEEADSLREAATESRKRSNESVRKRQTAATDRSADASGGGWR; this is encoded by the coding sequence ATGGGAACGAAGACGACCGGCGTCACGGAGGAGGTGTACGAGCGGCTCCGCGCTCGGAAGCGCGACGACGACAGCGGCGGCGACTGGCGCGAGGGGTTCGGATCGTTGTCGGCTGAGGAGGCTGACTCGCTTCGAGAGGCCGCGACGGAGTCCCGAAAACGCTCCAACGAGTCGGTGCGCAAACGACAGACCGCAGCGACCGATCGCTCGGCGGACGCATCCGGTGGGGGTTGGCGGTGA
- the thrC gene encoding threonine synthase: MDLAIDAPAPAAPDCAADGTWLACIECDETFAPFEAVRYTCDECDGLLEVRYDDPPTFDEFGSGAPSDGPDRGVWRYREALPFDLGVTLPEGDTPLHRVPRIEESVGVEALRVKHEGMNPTGSFKDRGMTVGVRVAEELGVGALACASTGNTSAALAAYGGRGGMETLVLLPQGKVAAGKIAQASLHGARILEVDGNFDACLDIVQELAARGEAYLLNSLNPFRLEGQKTIGFEILEEFYADYGVFPDRIVLPVGNAGNTSALYKGFRELVQSGALDVDEVPELTGVQADGAAPMVEAIEEDNDEIRRWEEVETRATAIRIGNPVNAPKAIPGIRNTDGTAVAVSDSEITAAQRHLASEGVGVEPASAASLAGLKNLRRSGVVDDDERVVCLTTGHLLKDPEAAYEAGGEPEPVPNDVDAVLEHVRD; encoded by the coding sequence ATGGACCTCGCCATCGACGCCCCGGCCCCGGCGGCGCCCGACTGCGCCGCCGACGGGACGTGGCTCGCCTGTATCGAGTGCGACGAGACGTTCGCGCCCTTCGAGGCGGTACGGTACACCTGCGACGAGTGCGACGGGCTGCTCGAAGTCCGGTACGACGACCCGCCGACGTTCGACGAGTTCGGTTCCGGTGCGCCCTCCGACGGACCGGACCGCGGCGTCTGGCGCTACCGCGAGGCGCTGCCGTTCGATCTGGGCGTCACGCTCCCCGAAGGCGACACGCCGCTCCACCGCGTCCCCCGCATCGAGGAGTCGGTCGGCGTCGAGGCGCTCCGCGTCAAACACGAGGGGATGAACCCCACCGGCTCGTTCAAGGACCGCGGGATGACCGTCGGCGTCCGCGTCGCGGAGGAGCTGGGCGTCGGCGCGCTCGCCTGTGCCTCGACGGGGAACACCTCCGCCGCCCTCGCCGCCTACGGCGGTCGCGGCGGCATGGAGACGCTCGTGTTGCTCCCGCAGGGGAAGGTCGCGGCCGGGAAGATCGCGCAGGCGAGCCTCCACGGGGCGCGCATCCTGGAGGTCGACGGCAACTTCGACGCCTGTCTCGACATCGTCCAGGAGCTGGCCGCCCGCGGCGAGGCGTACCTGCTCAACTCGCTGAACCCGTTCCGGCTGGAGGGACAGAAGACGATCGGCTTCGAGATCCTAGAGGAGTTCTACGCCGACTACGGCGTCTTTCCGGACCGGATCGTCCTCCCCGTCGGTAACGCGGGCAACACCTCGGCGCTGTACAAGGGGTTCCGCGAACTCGTCCAATCGGGCGCGCTCGACGTCGACGAGGTCCCCGAGCTGACCGGCGTTCAGGCGGACGGGGCCGCGCCGATGGTTGAGGCGATCGAGGAGGACAACGACGAGATCCGTCGCTGGGAGGAGGTCGAGACCCGCGCGACCGCGATCCGCATCGGCAACCCCGTCAACGCCCCGAAGGCGATCCCGGGGATCCGGAACACCGACGGCACCGCGGTCGCCGTGAGCGACTCGGAGATCACCGCCGCGCAGCGCCACCTCGCCAGCGAGGGCGTCGGCGTCGAGCCCGCCTCCGCCGCGAGCCTCGCCGGACTCAAGAATCTCCGGCGCTCCGGGGTCGTCGACGACGACGAGCGGGTCGTCTGCCTGACGACCGGGCACCTCCTCAAAGACCCCGAGGCGGCCTACGAGGCCGGCGGCGAGCCGGAGCCGGTCCCGAACGACGTCGACGCGGTGTTGGAGCACGTTCGGGACTGA
- the upp gene encoding uracil phosphoribosyltransferase produces the protein MTIEDRDDAYLITHALATDTLSRLRDVETEQVAFRKGLVKLGRICGYEIIDGAMETEYVPVETPLEETTGERVKGLDDVVIINVLRAATPFVEGLLKAFPRAKQGVISAGRDEEAGMTDDGEFPISIDYVKLPEISPDDTVIVADPMLATGSTMTAVLDHVLDETDGFEDLFVLSAVSAPAGLVRVSEAVPAADLLTVAIDDRLDDDGFIVPGLGDAGDRAFRTV, from the coding sequence ATGACCATCGAAGACCGCGACGACGCGTACCTCATCACCCACGCGCTGGCGACGGACACCCTCTCGCGGCTGCGCGACGTCGAGACCGAGCAGGTCGCGTTCCGGAAGGGGTTGGTGAAGCTCGGCCGCATCTGTGGCTACGAGATCATCGACGGCGCGATGGAGACCGAGTACGTCCCCGTCGAGACCCCCTTGGAGGAGACGACCGGCGAGCGCGTGAAGGGACTCGACGACGTGGTGATCATCAACGTCCTCCGCGCCGCGACCCCGTTCGTCGAGGGGCTCCTGAAGGCGTTCCCCCGCGCGAAACAGGGCGTCATCTCCGCCGGCCGCGACGAGGAGGCCGGGATGACCGACGACGGCGAGTTCCCGATCTCCATCGACTACGTGAAGCTGCCCGAGATCTCCCCGGACGACACCGTGATCGTCGCGGACCCGATGCTCGCGACGGGGTCGACGATGACCGCCGTCCTCGACCACGTCCTCGACGAGACCGACGGCTTCGAGGACCTGTTCGTGCTCTCGGCGGTCTCCGCGCCCGCCGGTCTCGTCCGGGTGAGCGAGGCGGTCCCGGCGGCGGACCTCCTGACGGTCGCCATCGACGACCGACTCGACGACGACGGGTTCATCGTCCCCGGGCTCGGTGACGCGGGCGACCGGGCGTTCCGGACGGTTTGA
- a CDS encoding SRPBCC family protein, with the protein MREVEVSRFVPESPAVVRRGLSPERIVEWERSFSVADAASVDEETTLVTVAGPGVGFRLRFERRSDGYRYAVDGDEDVPGPFDHLETWLTVEPEDEGSRVTLRSAVSLNAPIPLADRVAGWKRRGELRRALDGLAESV; encoded by the coding sequence ATGCGCGAGGTCGAAGTCAGCCGGTTCGTCCCGGAGTCGCCCGCGGTGGTGCGCCGAGGCCTCTCCCCGGAGCGGATCGTCGAGTGGGAGCGGAGCTTCTCGGTCGCCGACGCGGCGTCCGTCGACGAGGAGACGACGCTCGTCACCGTCGCGGGGCCCGGCGTCGGGTTCCGCCTCCGGTTCGAGCGCCGGTCGGACGGGTATCGGTACGCGGTCGACGGGGACGAGGACGTGCCGGGTCCGTTCGACCACCTGGAGACGTGGCTCACGGTCGAGCCCGAGGACGAGGGGTCGCGGGTCACACTCCGGTCCGCCGTCTCGCTGAACGCGCCCATCCCCCTCGCGGACCGGGTCGCCGGCTGGAAGCGCCGCGGCGAGCTCCGCCGCGCGCTCGACGGGCTGGCCGAGTCGGTGTAA
- a CDS encoding GTP-binding protein — MDDRIPVTVLSGSLGAGKTTLLNHLLRHAGDRDVAVLVNDMGDVNVDAELIAEGSALDLDDGVTELSNGCICCELQDDLEAAVVRLADERDFDNLVVESSGISEPAPVARLFTTESRAAARYRVDTLVTVLDARLFLDWFGGEGAPERTTAGDDDERPLSDLLVEQTEVSNLVLLNKTDLCTDAELTEAEELVHALQPDAETVRTEFSAVDSDRILDRDLFDEDEVGHLPGWKRALEDADDHSEDGIENGHDGHEEGHGEDGDGDTDREGGEAGHHGHRHPDEVYGVRSFTYEARRPFHPERIADVLRDLPDGVVRSKGTLWIAGDDSRQQVGQAGPSVRVEATGPWIASLPEVERDMLRSNRPNIDWDDEHGDRLTEYVVIGTAFDEGALRDRLDDALVTDDEWRAAEEGTFEVTDCFPDEGEAVPLREP; from the coding sequence ATGGACGACCGGATCCCGGTGACGGTCCTCTCGGGGAGTCTCGGGGCGGGAAAGACGACGCTGCTCAATCATCTTCTAAGACACGCCGGCGACCGCGACGTCGCCGTCCTCGTCAACGACATGGGCGACGTGAACGTCGACGCCGAGCTGATCGCCGAGGGGTCGGCGCTTGACCTCGACGACGGCGTCACGGAGCTCTCGAACGGCTGTATCTGCTGTGAGCTCCAGGACGACCTCGAGGCCGCCGTCGTCCGACTCGCCGACGAGCGCGACTTCGATAACCTCGTCGTCGAGTCGTCGGGGATTTCCGAGCCCGCGCCCGTCGCCCGCCTGTTCACGACGGAGTCGAGGGCGGCCGCCCGCTACCGCGTGGACACGCTCGTGACCGTCCTCGACGCGCGCCTATTCCTCGACTGGTTCGGCGGTGAAGGGGCGCCCGAGCGGACGACCGCCGGGGACGACGACGAGCGCCCGCTGTCGGACCTGCTCGTCGAGCAGACCGAGGTGTCGAACCTCGTCCTGCTCAACAAGACGGACCTCTGTACGGACGCCGAACTGACGGAGGCCGAGGAGCTGGTTCACGCGCTCCAGCCCGACGCGGAGACGGTCCGTACGGAGTTCTCCGCGGTCGACTCGGACCGGATCCTCGACCGCGACCTGTTTGATGAGGATGAAGTCGGCCACCTCCCCGGCTGGAAGCGCGCGCTGGAAGACGCGGACGACCACAGCGAGGACGGAATCGAGAACGGCCACGACGGGCACGAGGAGGGTCACGGCGAGGACGGAGACGGGGACACCGACCGCGAGGGAGGCGAGGCCGGCCACCACGGGCACCGGCATCCGGACGAGGTGTACGGCGTCAGATCTTTCACTTACGAGGCGCGGCGACCGTTCCACCCGGAGCGGATCGCCGACGTCCTGCGAGACCTCCCCGACGGCGTCGTGCGCTCGAAGGGAACGCTGTGGATCGCCGGCGACGACTCCCGCCAACAGGTCGGGCAGGCCGGCCCCTCCGTGCGCGTCGAGGCGACCGGACCGTGGATCGCGAGCCTCCCGGAGGTCGAACGCGACATGTTGCGGTCCAACCGGCCGAACATCGACTGGGACGACGAACACGGCGACCGCCTGACGGAGTACGTCGTCATCGGGACGGCGTTCGACGAGGGCGCGCTCCGAGATAGACTCGACGACGCGCTCGTGACCGATGACGAGTGGAGGGCCGCCGAGGAAGGAACGTTCGAAGTCACCGACTGCTTCCCCGACGAGGGAGAAGCGGTCCCGCTCCGAGAGCCGTAG
- a CDS encoding TRC40/GET3/ArsA family transport-energizing ATPase, whose translation MEPFVFFGGKGGVGKTTVSCAYSRKCAAAGVETLVVSTDPAHSVSDVFDQSFGDEPGVVEGVEGLDAMEIDPEEEVQRHLQSIRESLSEQVSAAMVSEINRQLEMAHGTPGAYESALFDAFVEVMREESDAYDRVVFDTAPTGSTLRLLGLPEFLEDWIDRLMYKRRESIDLFEKAAIGNVEPRRVMDGDPVLDRLQRRKEFFEYAGRTLREDAAFFLVLNPDQLSVNETGRAIEGFAEKDLAVRGLVANKLTPSPDDDEAGRGARYLRDRVETECDRIRQVREGFDPPLVAEIESRTREVKGDLLGEVAAELDVATAVTDTGE comes from the coding sequence ATCGAGCCGTTCGTCTTCTTCGGCGGAAAGGGCGGCGTCGGCAAGACGACGGTCTCGTGCGCGTACTCCCGCAAGTGTGCCGCCGCCGGGGTGGAGACCCTAGTCGTCTCCACCGACCCGGCTCACTCCGTCTCTGACGTGTTCGACCAGTCGTTCGGGGACGAACCCGGGGTAGTCGAGGGGGTCGAGGGGCTGGACGCGATGGAGATCGACCCGGAAGAGGAAGTCCAGCGACACCTCCAGTCGATCCGCGAGAGCCTCTCCGAACAGGTCTCCGCCGCGATGGTCTCGGAGATCAACCGACAGCTGGAGATGGCCCACGGCACCCCCGGGGCCTACGAGTCGGCGCTGTTCGACGCCTTCGTCGAGGTGATGCGCGAGGAGAGCGACGCGTACGATCGGGTCGTCTTCGACACCGCACCCACGGGATCGACGCTCCGACTGCTGGGACTCCCGGAGTTCCTCGAAGACTGGATCGACCGGCTGATGTACAAGCGGCGGGAGTCGATCGACCTCTTCGAGAAGGCGGCGATCGGCAACGTCGAACCGCGGCGCGTGATGGACGGCGACCCCGTTCTCGACCGACTCCAGCGACGCAAGGAGTTCTTCGAGTACGCCGGGCGCACCCTCCGTGAGGACGCCGCGTTCTTCCTCGTGTTGAACCCCGACCAGCTGTCCGTCAACGAGACCGGACGCGCGATCGAGGGGTTCGCGGAGAAGGACCTCGCGGTCCGCGGGCTCGTCGCGAACAAGCTCACGCCCTCGCCGGACGACGACGAAGCAGGTCGTGGCGCCCGATACCTTCGGGACCGCGTCGAGACCGAATGCGACCGGATCCGACAGGTCCGAGAAGGGTTCGATCCGCCCCTCGTCGCGGAGATCGAGTCGCGGACGCGCGAGGTGAAAGGAGACCTCCTCGGCGAGGTCGCGGCCGAGCTCGACGTGGCGACCGCCGTCACGGACACGGGCGAGTGA
- a CDS encoding carbon starvation protein A has protein sequence MTSIIWITVAVLGTFTVGYMGYSRYLSQFLELDAENETPAHKYEDGQEYVPSKKPVLLGHHFSSIAGGAPIVGPITAGAVWGWVPALLWIAIGNPLMGSVHDFVSLSGSLRHEGKSIGYIIGQYVGERGKNMLLWFAFLTIILVVAVFALVVAIVFDAFPQVTTASTIYIGLALVFGVYLYQLNGPFIPGTVLFVAGVFAGVWVGIEFPFALFPYPAGAEGSYPQGTLVLADALGLGSGGWIPGSSATAMNPNRAAWVPLIMVYAGIASALPVWTLLQPRDYLSSFLLYTGVGGTLLAVIVGTVFGTASQPLVIADSMGAFNGFWGVEGAGLMPLFPILFLTIACGTISGFHSLVSSGTTAKQLDKETDARLIGYGGMLGEGLLAAVALSTLAVAGFADPAGGIGAALPNFATGGGIILTSFGLPQSFGAPFMALVLVSFLLTSTDTAVRLGRYMMEEIVGLPAGETASGFEGATGSGSALGSLARGRYTNPLIQAIPAYLMVISGEWLTLWALFGGANQLLAALALLTATVWLANWDESKQLVSTGVPMAIMTTITVLGLAWLAFYSNLYKKLIQGGAEGLSAIASSVVQMVLAVVLIYIALSLVKMGYDNIQSVRDTGGVAAEPSDD, from the coding sequence ATGACAAGCATAATTTGGATTACAGTTGCGGTGTTAGGAACGTTTACCGTCGGATATATGGGGTACTCCAGATACCTCTCGCAGTTTCTCGAACTCGACGCGGAGAACGAGACGCCGGCGCACAAATACGAGGACGGACAGGAGTACGTCCCGTCGAAAAAACCGGTGTTGCTCGGACACCACTTCTCGAGCATCGCCGGAGGGGCACCGATCGTCGGTCCGATCACGGCCGGCGCGGTGTGGGGGTGGGTCCCGGCACTCCTGTGGATCGCGATCGGGAACCCGCTGATGGGGTCGGTCCACGACTTCGTCTCCCTATCGGGGTCGCTCCGGCACGAGGGGAAGTCGATCGGCTACATTATCGGCCAGTACGTCGGCGAACGCGGAAAGAACATGCTGCTGTGGTTCGCGTTCCTCACGATTATCCTCGTCGTTGCGGTGTTCGCCCTCGTGGTGGCCATCGTCTTCGACGCGTTCCCGCAGGTGACGACCGCGAGTACGATCTACATCGGGCTCGCACTGGTGTTCGGCGTGTACCTCTACCAGCTGAACGGCCCGTTCATTCCGGGGACGGTGCTGTTCGTCGCCGGCGTCTTCGCCGGCGTCTGGGTCGGGATCGAGTTCCCGTTCGCGCTGTTCCCGTACCCGGCCGGCGCCGAAGGGTCTTACCCCCAGGGGACGCTCGTGCTCGCGGACGCCCTCGGACTCGGGAGCGGAGGATGGATCCCCGGATCGTCGGCCACCGCGATGAACCCGAACCGCGCCGCCTGGGTCCCGCTCATCATGGTGTACGCCGGTATCGCGAGCGCGCTGCCGGTGTGGACGCTGCTCCAGCCGCGCGACTACCTCTCGTCGTTCCTGCTGTACACGGGCGTCGGAGGGACCCTTTTAGCGGTCATCGTCGGCACGGTGTTCGGCACGGCCTCGCAGCCGCTGGTCATCGCCGACTCGATGGGCGCGTTCAACGGTTTCTGGGGGGTGGAGGGTGCGGGACTCATGCCGCTGTTCCCAATTCTGTTTCTCACCATCGCCTGCGGGACGATCAGCGGGTTCCACTCGCTGGTCTCCTCGGGCACGACCGCCAAACAGCTCGATAAGGAGACCGACGCACGGCTGATCGGTTACGGCGGGATGCTCGGCGAAGGGTTACTCGCCGCGGTCGCGCTGTCGACGCTCGCGGTCGCCGGGTTCGCCGACCCCGCCGGGGGTATCGGCGCCGCGCTGCCGAACTTCGCGACCGGCGGCGGCATCATCCTCACCAGCTTCGGGCTGCCCCAGTCGTTCGGGGCGCCGTTCATGGCGCTGGTGCTCGTGAGCTTCCTGCTCACCTCGACCGACACGGCCGTCCGTCTCGGTCGGTACATGATGGAAGAGATCGTCGGTCTCCCCGCCGGGGAGACGGCGAGCGGGTTCGAAGGCGCGACCGGCAGCGGCTCCGCGCTCGGCAGCCTCGCTCGGGGTCGGTACACCAACCCGCTAATACAGGCCATCCCGGCGTACCTCATGGTCATCTCCGGCGAGTGGCTCACCCTGTGGGCCCTGTTCGGCGGCGCGAATCAGCTGCTCGCGGCGCTGGCACTGCTCACGGCCACCGTCTGGCTGGCGAACTGGGACGAGTCCAAACAGCTCGTCTCGACGGGGGTGCCGATGGCGATCATGACGACGATCACCGTCCTCGGCCTCGCCTGGCTGGCGTTCTACAGCAACCTATATAAGAAGCTCATCCAGGGAGGCGCGGAGGGACTGAGTGCGATCGCCTCGTCGGTGGTCCAGATGGTGCTCGCGGTCGTCCTCATCTACATCGCGCTGTCGCTGGTCAAGATGGGATACGATAACATCCAGTCGGTCCGCGACACGGGCGGCGTCGCCGCCGAACCCAGCGACGACTGA
- a CDS encoding DUF6517 family protein, with translation MSAPGATAPASTRRAFLGATAAATAATAGCALLPEEPEPIEASADEPTFLPDAAASDLGSAETIAEETTLTVSITVDLSGDVQLSNTREVIATVYRRGYAADGRQFGVVTAPAVAVIEQPEVVRDPVAALSTARSVELATGAAVSDAGDWSDAGSRSVLGNDVTASTTTATADGTGVELERVRVRAGDDAVTAIAVTPDGVDGDAPFGDLSRDA, from the coding sequence ATGAGCGCCCCCGGAGCCACCGCGCCGGCTTCGACGCGGCGCGCGTTCCTCGGCGCGACGGCCGCTGCCACCGCGGCGACGGCCGGTTGCGCGCTGCTCCCGGAGGAACCGGAGCCGATCGAGGCGAGCGCGGACGAACCGACGTTCCTCCCGGACGCGGCCGCGTCCGACCTCGGATCCGCGGAGACGATCGCCGAGGAGACCACGCTGACGGTCTCGATAACGGTGGACCTCTCCGGGGACGTACAGCTCTCGAACACCCGCGAGGTGATCGCCACGGTGTACCGCCGCGGGTACGCCGCTGACGGGCGGCAGTTCGGCGTCGTCACCGCCCCGGCGGTGGCGGTCATCGAGCAGCCCGAGGTCGTCCGCGACCCGGTCGCCGCGCTGTCGACCGCGCGCAGCGTCGAACTGGCGACCGGCGCGGCGGTCTCGGACGCTGGTGACTGGAGCGACGCCGGGTCGCGGTCGGTCCTCGGAAACGACGTCACCGCGTCGACGACGACGGCGACGGCCGACGGGACGGGCGTCGAACTGGAGCGCGTCCGGGTCCGGGCCGGAGACGACGCCGTCACGGCGATCGCCGTGACCCCCGACGGCGTCGACGGCGACGCGCCGTTCGGCGACCTCTCACGCGACGCCTGA
- a CDS encoding cupin domain-containing protein produces MGYRVVDIDSVDPEPDRPCECRKLSEPGELDAAAINRFRAEPGEQLPIAYHYHETQQEAFYVLEGTLSVETPDRSYEVPADDLFVVDPDSPQRAYNPADAGAPVTVLAVGAPPVDGDVHAYDPDDE; encoded by the coding sequence ATGGGATATCGCGTCGTCGATATCGACTCGGTCGACCCCGAACCGGACCGCCCCTGTGAGTGTCGGAAGCTCTCGGAGCCCGGCGAACTCGACGCCGCGGCGATCAACCGTTTCCGCGCGGAGCCGGGCGAACAGCTCCCGATCGCGTACCACTACCACGAGACCCAACAGGAGGCGTTCTACGTCCTCGAGGGAACGCTTTCGGTCGAGACGCCCGACCGGAGCTACGAGGTTCCAGCCGACGACCTGTTCGTCGTCGACCCCGACAGTCCGCAGCGCGCGTACAACCCGGCCGACGCCGGCGCGCCCGTGACGGTGCTGGCGGTCGGCGCGCCACCGGTCGACGGCGACGTCCACGCCTACGACCCGGACGATGAGTGA
- a CDS encoding DUF5828 family protein: MEESISGFKLRGDWGDVVEHGERIALALREVGIDGDAYYEFDEWRPKTHERIDEDVSEKTAAQASVDEGEGERAGKSPGDDLQTAGEKLTESYEQVEENDTESARESWGESIEHVARAADSASRKALRKVEDAVYRNVMTQMAPYYFDNELVSANIQEVARAEDGETFVFEVNVNDDELKGEVSDVLGDYESEIDRWHVEAEKRTEDVAAAEGIEPPAEEGGPDSTTT; encoded by the coding sequence ATGGAAGAGAGCATCTCCGGGTTCAAGCTGCGCGGCGACTGGGGGGACGTCGTCGAACACGGCGAACGGATCGCCCTCGCGCTCCGGGAGGTCGGTATCGACGGCGACGCCTACTACGAGTTCGACGAGTGGCGCCCAAAGACCCACGAGCGGATCGACGAGGACGTCTCGGAAAAGACCGCGGCGCAGGCGTCCGTCGACGAGGGGGAAGGCGAGCGCGCGGGAAAATCGCCCGGCGACGACCTCCAGACGGCCGGCGAGAAGCTCACGGAGTCCTACGAGCAGGTCGAGGAGAACGACACCGAGAGCGCCCGCGAGAGCTGGGGCGAGTCGATCGAACACGTCGCCCGCGCGGCGGACTCGGCCAGCCGAAAAGCGCTCAGGAAAGTCGAAGACGCCGTCTACCGCAACGTGATGACCCAGATGGCGCCGTACTACTTCGACAACGAGCTGGTCAGCGCCAACATCCAGGAGGTCGCCCGCGCCGAGGACGGCGAGACGTTCGTCTTCGAGGTGAACGTCAACGACGACGAGCTGAAAGGCGAGGTGTCGGACGTTCTCGGGGACTACGAGTCCGAGATAGACCGCTGGCACGTCGAGGCGGAGAAGCGGACCGAGGACGTCGCTGCCGCCGAGGGCATCGAACCCCCCGCCGAGGAGGGCGGCCCGGACTCCACGACGACGTGA
- a CDS encoding helix-turn-helix domain-containing protein — MSDPEIEDLVGDGSPSFEHVLACVFGVRDHESRAYLALLDTPGSTVSELAGALDRDRSNVNRSLSTLREKGLVERRRRLLDSGGYVYQYTAVPVPEAKRRLHDALDEWVADVHDAIDAFDPDER, encoded by the coding sequence ATGAGCGACCCCGAAATCGAGGACCTCGTCGGCGACGGGTCTCCTTCCTTCGAGCACGTCCTCGCTTGCGTCTTCGGTGTGCGCGACCACGAGAGCCGCGCGTACCTCGCGCTGCTCGATACCCCCGGCAGCACCGTCTCGGAGCTCGCGGGCGCCCTCGACCGGGACCGGTCGAACGTGAACCGGTCGCTGTCGACGCTACGGGAGAAGGGCCTCGTCGAGCGCCGCCGCCGGCTACTCGACTCCGGCGGGTACGTCTACCAGTACACCGCCGTTCCGGTTCCCGAGGCCAAGCGCCGGCTCCACGACGCCCTCGACGAGTGGGTGGCCGACGTCCACGACGCCATCGACGCGTTCGACCCCGACGAGCGCTGA